The proteins below are encoded in one region of Oryzias melastigma strain HK-1 linkage group LG7, ASM292280v2, whole genome shotgun sequence:
- the csde1 gene encoding cold shock domain-containing protein E1 isoform X2: protein MERGSSEPPVARSTGSASYPSTGPMPIPRSSSISCHPHPGSKKHKRSPLYQRSMSFDPGMLHNNGHSAYANGSGPGIRETGVVEKLLASYGFIQCSERQARLFFHCSQYNGNLQDLKIGDDVEFEVSSDRRTGKPIAVKLLKIKPEVLPEERISGQVGPDLHAYPFTVLHGYIHPVVSSIPLHLNGKSAPGQAPTGSVCYERNGEVFYLTYTPDDVEGSIQLETGDKVSFYMDTNKNTGAVSARNIQLVKKKQTRCQGVVCATKEAFGFIERADAVKEIFFHYSEFRGDLEALQAGDDVEFTIKDRNGKEVATDVRLLPQGTVIFEDISIEQFEGSVVKVIPKVPSKNQNDPLPGRITARVGFTDKELPFGEKDTKSKVTLLEGDHVQFNISTDRRDKLERATNIDIFPDTFNFTKESREMGVIAAIRDGFGFIKCVDRDARMFFHFSEVLEETQLHISDEVEFTVVPVGPVNKLYTKDMLSAQRNHAVRIKKLPKGTVSFHTQSEQRFVGVVEKEVVVTNKNASPTKAKEKETEEGVIAYEDCGVKLTVPYHIKDLEGGSQPQTGDKVEFSINEVKRTGQQSAVSIRVLNRNTSNAKRLHGFVAALKDNFGFIETANHDQEIFFHYSEMCGDLDNLDLGDTVEYSLSKGKGNKVSAEKVTKVAAVNGIGEDIGATILTGKVIRPLRSVDPSQAEYQGLIEVVDEAGGKGQSYPFGIMGMSNKGDCLQKGEFVKFQVCTISQTGQMMACNVVPQRRAVVECVKDQFGFITYEVGDSKKLFFHVKEVLDGLELQTGDEVEFSVVLNQRTGKCSACSVRRVSEGPKPVATPRPDRLVNRLKSITLDDASAPRLVILRQPRGPDNSKGFSVERKTRQPGVID from the exons ATGGAAAGGGGCTCCTCTGAACCCCCAGTGGCTCGCAGCACTGGTTCTGCCTCATATCCCTCTACCGGTCCCATGCCCATTCCTCgctcctcctccatctcttGCCATCCCCATCCAGGAAGTAAAAAACACAAGCGGAGTCCCTTGTATCAGAGATCT ATGAGCTTTGACCCTGGAATGCTCCATAACAATGGACACAGTGCGTATGCCAACGGCAGTGGTCCTGGCATCAGAGAGACCGGCGTGGTGGAGAAGCTTCTGGCCTCTTACGGGTTCATCCAGTGCTCTGAACGTCAAGCTCGTCTATTCTTCCACTGCTCCCAGTACAATGGCAATCTGCAGGACCTTAAAATAGGAG ATGATGTAGAGTTTGAGGTTTCCTCTGACAGGCGCACTGGCAAGCCCATAGCAGTGAAGCTGCTAAAGATAAAGCCAGAAGTGCTGCCAGAGGAGCGCATCTCAGGCCAGGTGGGGCCAGACCTGCACGCCTATCCCTTTACTGTGCTGCATGGTTATATTCATCCA GTGGTTTCATCAATCCCGCTGCATTTGAATGGAAAGTCCGCTCCTGGCCAGGCGCCTACAGGCAGTGTCTGCTATGAAAGAAATGGG GAAGTTTTTTATCTAACTTATACTCCCGACGACGTGGAAGGGAGCATCCAGCTGGAGACGGGTGACAAAGTCAGCTTCTACATGGACACCAACAAGAA TACTGGTGCAGTCAGTGCGCGCAACATTCAGCTCGTCAAGAAAAAGCAGACGAGGTGTCAGGGGGTGGTGTGTGCGACGAAG GAGGCTTTTGGGTTCATCGAGAGAGCAGATGCTGTGAAGGAGATCTTTTTCCACTACAGCGAGTTCAGGGGCGACCTGGAGGCTCTCCAGGCTGGAGATGATGTGGAGTTTACCATTAAAGACAGAAAT GGTAAGGAAGTGGCTACGGATGTGAGGCTGCTACCTCAGGGAACGGTCATCTTTGAGGACATCAGCATTGAACAGTTTGAAGGAAGTGTTGTCAAAGTAATTCCCAAGGTTCCCAGTAAAAATCAG aacgaTCCGCTTCCTGGTCGCATAACTGCAAGAGTTGGGTTTACTGACAAGGAATTACCATTTGGAGAAAAGGACACCAAGTCCAAAGTGACTCTTCTGGAAGGAGACCACGTTCAGTTCAACATCTCCACTGATCGCAGGGACAAGTTGGAGAGAGCCACCAACATCGATATCTTCCCAGATACTTTTAACTTCACTAAAGAGTCTCGTGAAATG GGGGTGATTGCTGCCATTCGGGACGGCTTTGGCTTCATCAAGTGTGTGGATCGGGATGCCAGGATGTTCTTTCACTTCAGTGAGGTGTTGGAGGAGACCCAACTGCATATCTCAGATGAAGTGGAGTTCACTGTTGTGCCTGTAGGTCCCGTTAATAAGCTTTACACAAAA GACATGCTTTCAGCGCAGAGGAACCACGCCGTGCGCATCAAGAAGCTCCCCAAAGGAACGGTGTCCTTCCACACCCAGTCTGAGCAGCGCTTTGTGGGTGTGGTGGAGAAGGAAGTAGTTGTAACCAACAAGAATGCCAGCCCCACCAAGGCCAAGGAGAAG GAAACTGAAGAGGGCGTGATTGCATATGAAGACTGTGGGGTGAAGCTCACCGTGCCATACCACATTAAAGACCTAGAGGGTGGAAGTCAGCCTCAAACTGGAGATAAG GTGGAGTTCTCCATCAACGAGGTGAAGCGAACCGGCCAGCAGAGCGCCGTCTCCATCAGGGTTCTAAACCGAAACACCTCCAACGCCAAGAGACTGCATGGATTCGTGGCTGCACTCAAGGACAACTTTGGCTTCATTGAAACAGCCAATCATGACCAGGAAATCTTTTTCCACTATAG TGAAATGTGTGGAGACTTGGATAATTTGGATCTGGGTGACACTGTAGAGTACAGTCTGTCAAAGGGAAAAGGAAACAAAGTCAGCGCCGAAAAGGTCACCAAAGTGGCTGCAG TGAACGGGATTGGCGAGGATATCGGCGCAACAATTCTGACGGGAAAAGTGATTCGTCCCCTCCGCAGCGTGGACCCCTCACAGGCCGAATATCAGGGGCTCATTGAAGTCGTAGATGAAG CTGGAGGAAAAGGACAGTCTTACCCCTTTGGAATCATGGGAATGTCAAACAAGGGAGACTGTTTGCAGAAGGGAGAGTTTGTGAAGTTCCAGGTTTGCACGATTTCCCAAACTGGCCAGATGATGGCGTGCAACGTGGTTCCTCAGCGCAGGGCTGTGGTGGAGTGTGTCAAAGACCAG TTTGGATTCATTACATATGAGGTGGGCGACAGCAAGAAGCTGTTTTTCCACGTCAAAGAGGTTCTGGACGGCCTGGAGCTCCAGACTGGTGACGAGGTGGAATTCTCTGTGGTTCTCAACCAGCGCACAGGAAAATGCAGCGCATGCAGCGTACGCCGAGTCAG TGAGGGGCCTAAGCCGGTGGCGACGCCGCGTCCGGACCGCCTGGTGAACCGGCTGAAAAGCATCACTCTTGACGACGCCAGCGCTCCTCGCCTGGTCATCCTGAGGCAGCCTCGCGGTCCCGACAATTCAAAG GGCTTCAGTGTGGAACGCAAAACCCGCCAGCCTGGAGTGATCGACTGA
- the csde1 gene encoding cold shock domain-containing protein E1 isoform X7, producing MERGSSEPPVARSTGSASYPSTGPMPIPRSSSISCHPHPGSKKHKRSPLYQRSMSFDPGMLHNNGHSAYANGSGPGIRETGVVEKLLASYGFIQCSERQARLFFHCSQYNGNLQDLKIGDDVEFEVSSDRRTGKPIAVKLLKIKPEVLPEERISGQVVSSIPLHLNGKSAPGQAPTGSVCYERNGEVFYLTYTPDDVEGSIQLETGDKVSFYMDTNKNTGAVSARNIQLVKKKQTRCQGVVCATKEAFGFIERADAVKEIFFHYSEFRGDLEALQAGDDVEFTIKDRNGKEVATDVRLLPQGTVIFEDISIEQFEGSVVKVIPKVPSKNQNDPLPGRITARVGFTDKELPFGEKDTKSKVTLLEGDHVQFNISTDRRDKLERATNIDIFPDTFNFTKESREMGVIAAIRDGFGFIKCVDRDARMFFHFSEVLEETQLHISDEVEFTVVPDMLSAQRNHAVRIKKLPKGTVSFHTQSEQRFVGVVEKEVVVTNKNASPTKAKEKETEEGVIAYEDCGVKLTVPYHIKDLEGGSQPQTGDKVEFSINEVKRTGQQSAVSIRVLNRNTSNAKRLHGFVAALKDNFGFIETANHDQEIFFHYSEMCGDLDNLDLGDTVEYSLSKGKGNKVSAEKVTKVAAVNGIGEDIGATILTGKVIRPLRSVDPSQAEYQGLIEVVDEAGGKGQSYPFGIMGMSNKGDCLQKGEFVKFQVCTISQTGQMMACNVVPQRRAVVECVKDQFGFITYEVGDSKKLFFHVKEVLDGLELQTGDEVEFSVVLNQRTGKCSACSVRRVSEGPKPVATPRPDRLVNRLKSITLDDASAPRLVILRQPRGPDNSKGFSVERKTRQPGVID from the exons ATGGAAAGGGGCTCCTCTGAACCCCCAGTGGCTCGCAGCACTGGTTCTGCCTCATATCCCTCTACCGGTCCCATGCCCATTCCTCgctcctcctccatctcttGCCATCCCCATCCAGGAAGTAAAAAACACAAGCGGAGTCCCTTGTATCAGAGATCT ATGAGCTTTGACCCTGGAATGCTCCATAACAATGGACACAGTGCGTATGCCAACGGCAGTGGTCCTGGCATCAGAGAGACCGGCGTGGTGGAGAAGCTTCTGGCCTCTTACGGGTTCATCCAGTGCTCTGAACGTCAAGCTCGTCTATTCTTCCACTGCTCCCAGTACAATGGCAATCTGCAGGACCTTAAAATAGGAG ATGATGTAGAGTTTGAGGTTTCCTCTGACAGGCGCACTGGCAAGCCCATAGCAGTGAAGCTGCTAAAGATAAAGCCAGAAGTGCTGCCAGAGGAGCGCATCTCAGGCCAG GTGGTTTCATCAATCCCGCTGCATTTGAATGGAAAGTCCGCTCCTGGCCAGGCGCCTACAGGCAGTGTCTGCTATGAAAGAAATGGG GAAGTTTTTTATCTAACTTATACTCCCGACGACGTGGAAGGGAGCATCCAGCTGGAGACGGGTGACAAAGTCAGCTTCTACATGGACACCAACAAGAA TACTGGTGCAGTCAGTGCGCGCAACATTCAGCTCGTCAAGAAAAAGCAGACGAGGTGTCAGGGGGTGGTGTGTGCGACGAAG GAGGCTTTTGGGTTCATCGAGAGAGCAGATGCTGTGAAGGAGATCTTTTTCCACTACAGCGAGTTCAGGGGCGACCTGGAGGCTCTCCAGGCTGGAGATGATGTGGAGTTTACCATTAAAGACAGAAAT GGTAAGGAAGTGGCTACGGATGTGAGGCTGCTACCTCAGGGAACGGTCATCTTTGAGGACATCAGCATTGAACAGTTTGAAGGAAGTGTTGTCAAAGTAATTCCCAAGGTTCCCAGTAAAAATCAG aacgaTCCGCTTCCTGGTCGCATAACTGCAAGAGTTGGGTTTACTGACAAGGAATTACCATTTGGAGAAAAGGACACCAAGTCCAAAGTGACTCTTCTGGAAGGAGACCACGTTCAGTTCAACATCTCCACTGATCGCAGGGACAAGTTGGAGAGAGCCACCAACATCGATATCTTCCCAGATACTTTTAACTTCACTAAAGAGTCTCGTGAAATG GGGGTGATTGCTGCCATTCGGGACGGCTTTGGCTTCATCAAGTGTGTGGATCGGGATGCCAGGATGTTCTTTCACTTCAGTGAGGTGTTGGAGGAGACCCAACTGCATATCTCAGATGAAGTGGAGTTCACTGTTGTGCCT GACATGCTTTCAGCGCAGAGGAACCACGCCGTGCGCATCAAGAAGCTCCCCAAAGGAACGGTGTCCTTCCACACCCAGTCTGAGCAGCGCTTTGTGGGTGTGGTGGAGAAGGAAGTAGTTGTAACCAACAAGAATGCCAGCCCCACCAAGGCCAAGGAGAAG GAAACTGAAGAGGGCGTGATTGCATATGAAGACTGTGGGGTGAAGCTCACCGTGCCATACCACATTAAAGACCTAGAGGGTGGAAGTCAGCCTCAAACTGGAGATAAG GTGGAGTTCTCCATCAACGAGGTGAAGCGAACCGGCCAGCAGAGCGCCGTCTCCATCAGGGTTCTAAACCGAAACACCTCCAACGCCAAGAGACTGCATGGATTCGTGGCTGCACTCAAGGACAACTTTGGCTTCATTGAAACAGCCAATCATGACCAGGAAATCTTTTTCCACTATAG TGAAATGTGTGGAGACTTGGATAATTTGGATCTGGGTGACACTGTAGAGTACAGTCTGTCAAAGGGAAAAGGAAACAAAGTCAGCGCCGAAAAGGTCACCAAAGTGGCTGCAG TGAACGGGATTGGCGAGGATATCGGCGCAACAATTCTGACGGGAAAAGTGATTCGTCCCCTCCGCAGCGTGGACCCCTCACAGGCCGAATATCAGGGGCTCATTGAAGTCGTAGATGAAG CTGGAGGAAAAGGACAGTCTTACCCCTTTGGAATCATGGGAATGTCAAACAAGGGAGACTGTTTGCAGAAGGGAGAGTTTGTGAAGTTCCAGGTTTGCACGATTTCCCAAACTGGCCAGATGATGGCGTGCAACGTGGTTCCTCAGCGCAGGGCTGTGGTGGAGTGTGTCAAAGACCAG TTTGGATTCATTACATATGAGGTGGGCGACAGCAAGAAGCTGTTTTTCCACGTCAAAGAGGTTCTGGACGGCCTGGAGCTCCAGACTGGTGACGAGGTGGAATTCTCTGTGGTTCTCAACCAGCGCACAGGAAAATGCAGCGCATGCAGCGTACGCCGAGTCAG TGAGGGGCCTAAGCCGGTGGCGACGCCGCGTCCGGACCGCCTGGTGAACCGGCTGAAAAGCATCACTCTTGACGACGCCAGCGCTCCTCGCCTGGTCATCCTGAGGCAGCCTCGCGGTCCCGACAATTCAAAG GGCTTCAGTGTGGAACGCAAAACCCGCCAGCCTGGAGTGATCGACTGA
- the csde1 gene encoding cold shock domain-containing protein E1 isoform X5: MERGSSEPPVARSTGSASYPSTGPMPIPRSSSISCHPHPGSKKHKRSPLYQRSMSFDPGMLHNNGHSAYANGSGPGIRETGVVEKLLASYGFIQCSERQARLFFHCSQYNGNLQDLKIGDDVEFEVSSDRRTGKPIAVKLLKIKPEVLPEERISGQVGPDLHAYPFTVLHGYIHPVVSSIPLHLNGKSAPGQAPTGSVCYERNGEVFYLTYTPDDVEGSIQLETGDKVSFYMDTNKNTGAVSARNIQLVKKKQTRCQGVVCATKEAFGFIERADAVKEIFFHYSEFRGDLEALQAGDDVEFTIKDRNGKEVATDVRLLPQGTVIFEDISIEQFEGSVVKVIPKVPSKNQNDPLPGRITARVGFTDKELPFGEKDTKSKVTLLEGDHVQFNISTDRRDKLERATNIDIFPDTFNFTKESREMGVIAAIRDGFGFIKCVDRDARMFFHFSEVLEETQLHISDEVEFTVVPDMLSAQRNHAVRIKKLPKGTVSFHTQSEQRFVGVVEKEVVVTNKNASPTKAKEKETEEGVIAYEDCGVKLTVPYHIKDLEGGSQPQTGDKVEFSINEVKRTGQQSAVSIRVLNRNTSNAKRLHGFVAALKDNFGFIETANHDQEIFFHYSEMCGDLDNLDLGDTVEYSLSKGKGNKVSAEKVTKVAAVNGIGEDIGATILTGKVIRPLRSVDPSQAEYQGLIEVVDEAGGKGQSYPFGIMGMSNKGDCLQKGEFVKFQVCTISQTGQMMACNVVPQRRAVVECVKDQFGFITYEVGDSKKLFFHVKEVLDGLELQTGDEVEFSVVLNQRTGKCSACSVRRVSEGPKPVATPRPDRLVNRLKSITLDDASAPRLVILRQPRGPDNSKGFSVERKTRQPGVID; this comes from the exons ATGGAAAGGGGCTCCTCTGAACCCCCAGTGGCTCGCAGCACTGGTTCTGCCTCATATCCCTCTACCGGTCCCATGCCCATTCCTCgctcctcctccatctcttGCCATCCCCATCCAGGAAGTAAAAAACACAAGCGGAGTCCCTTGTATCAGAGATCT ATGAGCTTTGACCCTGGAATGCTCCATAACAATGGACACAGTGCGTATGCCAACGGCAGTGGTCCTGGCATCAGAGAGACCGGCGTGGTGGAGAAGCTTCTGGCCTCTTACGGGTTCATCCAGTGCTCTGAACGTCAAGCTCGTCTATTCTTCCACTGCTCCCAGTACAATGGCAATCTGCAGGACCTTAAAATAGGAG ATGATGTAGAGTTTGAGGTTTCCTCTGACAGGCGCACTGGCAAGCCCATAGCAGTGAAGCTGCTAAAGATAAAGCCAGAAGTGCTGCCAGAGGAGCGCATCTCAGGCCAGGTGGGGCCAGACCTGCACGCCTATCCCTTTACTGTGCTGCATGGTTATATTCATCCA GTGGTTTCATCAATCCCGCTGCATTTGAATGGAAAGTCCGCTCCTGGCCAGGCGCCTACAGGCAGTGTCTGCTATGAAAGAAATGGG GAAGTTTTTTATCTAACTTATACTCCCGACGACGTGGAAGGGAGCATCCAGCTGGAGACGGGTGACAAAGTCAGCTTCTACATGGACACCAACAAGAA TACTGGTGCAGTCAGTGCGCGCAACATTCAGCTCGTCAAGAAAAAGCAGACGAGGTGTCAGGGGGTGGTGTGTGCGACGAAG GAGGCTTTTGGGTTCATCGAGAGAGCAGATGCTGTGAAGGAGATCTTTTTCCACTACAGCGAGTTCAGGGGCGACCTGGAGGCTCTCCAGGCTGGAGATGATGTGGAGTTTACCATTAAAGACAGAAAT GGTAAGGAAGTGGCTACGGATGTGAGGCTGCTACCTCAGGGAACGGTCATCTTTGAGGACATCAGCATTGAACAGTTTGAAGGAAGTGTTGTCAAAGTAATTCCCAAGGTTCCCAGTAAAAATCAG aacgaTCCGCTTCCTGGTCGCATAACTGCAAGAGTTGGGTTTACTGACAAGGAATTACCATTTGGAGAAAAGGACACCAAGTCCAAAGTGACTCTTCTGGAAGGAGACCACGTTCAGTTCAACATCTCCACTGATCGCAGGGACAAGTTGGAGAGAGCCACCAACATCGATATCTTCCCAGATACTTTTAACTTCACTAAAGAGTCTCGTGAAATG GGGGTGATTGCTGCCATTCGGGACGGCTTTGGCTTCATCAAGTGTGTGGATCGGGATGCCAGGATGTTCTTTCACTTCAGTGAGGTGTTGGAGGAGACCCAACTGCATATCTCAGATGAAGTGGAGTTCACTGTTGTGCCT GACATGCTTTCAGCGCAGAGGAACCACGCCGTGCGCATCAAGAAGCTCCCCAAAGGAACGGTGTCCTTCCACACCCAGTCTGAGCAGCGCTTTGTGGGTGTGGTGGAGAAGGAAGTAGTTGTAACCAACAAGAATGCCAGCCCCACCAAGGCCAAGGAGAAG GAAACTGAAGAGGGCGTGATTGCATATGAAGACTGTGGGGTGAAGCTCACCGTGCCATACCACATTAAAGACCTAGAGGGTGGAAGTCAGCCTCAAACTGGAGATAAG GTGGAGTTCTCCATCAACGAGGTGAAGCGAACCGGCCAGCAGAGCGCCGTCTCCATCAGGGTTCTAAACCGAAACACCTCCAACGCCAAGAGACTGCATGGATTCGTGGCTGCACTCAAGGACAACTTTGGCTTCATTGAAACAGCCAATCATGACCAGGAAATCTTTTTCCACTATAG TGAAATGTGTGGAGACTTGGATAATTTGGATCTGGGTGACACTGTAGAGTACAGTCTGTCAAAGGGAAAAGGAAACAAAGTCAGCGCCGAAAAGGTCACCAAAGTGGCTGCAG TGAACGGGATTGGCGAGGATATCGGCGCAACAATTCTGACGGGAAAAGTGATTCGTCCCCTCCGCAGCGTGGACCCCTCACAGGCCGAATATCAGGGGCTCATTGAAGTCGTAGATGAAG CTGGAGGAAAAGGACAGTCTTACCCCTTTGGAATCATGGGAATGTCAAACAAGGGAGACTGTTTGCAGAAGGGAGAGTTTGTGAAGTTCCAGGTTTGCACGATTTCCCAAACTGGCCAGATGATGGCGTGCAACGTGGTTCCTCAGCGCAGGGCTGTGGTGGAGTGTGTCAAAGACCAG TTTGGATTCATTACATATGAGGTGGGCGACAGCAAGAAGCTGTTTTTCCACGTCAAAGAGGTTCTGGACGGCCTGGAGCTCCAGACTGGTGACGAGGTGGAATTCTCTGTGGTTCTCAACCAGCGCACAGGAAAATGCAGCGCATGCAGCGTACGCCGAGTCAG TGAGGGGCCTAAGCCGGTGGCGACGCCGCGTCCGGACCGCCTGGTGAACCGGCTGAAAAGCATCACTCTTGACGACGCCAGCGCTCCTCGCCTGGTCATCCTGAGGCAGCCTCGCGGTCCCGACAATTCAAAG GGCTTCAGTGTGGAACGCAAAACCCGCCAGCCTGGAGTGATCGACTGA